A window of Hordeum vulgare subsp. vulgare chromosome 5H, MorexV3_pseudomolecules_assembly, whole genome shotgun sequence genomic DNA:
TTTGATTGGCCTGCTGATGTGGCCATTTTTTTGTCACCCCTTCACTCACCAATAAGATCCATTTGTCAGAAATCATGTAAACCTACCTAAATGCTGGATTAGACTTAGGATAGGTTTGGTTGCAAAGTATTTTCAGGGTATTTCAAGAATACCATAGTATTTTGGAAAACTATTGTTTCAAATACTCTGAAGTGTTTGGCTCTAGTTAAATTCGCAGTATTATAAACCATAGTATGCACAAAACCATGGTATTTTTGGTGtattaaaaaaaaaagaggccagcaCCTCTTTTAAAAGAACTGAGAAACACAGGAGAAGTTCTCTCATGCGGTTAGTAAATACAACACTGTATACTTTGACTGCCAAACACGACACTGTCTAAGTAATACTTTAAAAACTGATGTTTTCAGATACTACAgtctttgttgtcatcagcataaaAGAACTGTAGCATTTTAATGCTTAGGTTTTCCAAAACCTTCGCTCTCAAACGGAGCATATACAGTATATTACACCAGTATATCTGTATATGGTGCTTTGTGCAACGAACCCGTAAAATAAGTGTTCTCTGCAAAATCAACGACAGATGGTTTGTGCAATTGGCTCCGGCAGAACACCACTAGTGAAGTCAATCTCAATGACAAGAGAGGCGTCACCCCCACCATCATTATGGGGCGAGCTTCTTTTCATTGAGCGCACACAGGAAACCTCGGCGGTTGGTTCCATGTCCACATCAGCTTTATCTTCTCGCCACCGGCTCACATGCGCCGCCCATCCCGTGCCGCCTCCAATTCGTTCATCCATCGCCCATCATCATTTTGAAGAATGATACCGTGAGCGTGAAGAACAAGTATATGAGATAGTACTACATTTGAAGCCACGGAAAAGATCCAACAATACATAAAGATTTTGAGAAGTTGTTCGTTTCCAACCCGCCAATCACTAGAAGACGTAACTTTAGCACATGAAGACTTTAAAATTGTTTACCAagcaatatttttgattttttttttatcaATCACACTCTAGTTTCCACTACATTCGACTGGAGAAGTGTTATTACGGGGACAACAGTGTAAGTACGACTGGTGACCCTACACTTATTTTCCTTAGCAAATTCTacccctccgatccatattacttgtcgTTCAAATGATACATCCATCTCAAcgacaagtaatatggatcgCACGGAGTACTTAACTTTTGCCAGGGCAGAGATAAAATCAGCCCACGAAGGctcaaagaaacaaagaaaaatacGCATATCAACAGTTGAACACAGCAGGGCAACTGACCAACAAAGTCAGCTTGCAAAACCAGAAAGAGGTCGGCATTGGCAGCCAAAGAAAGCCAATAAATATTCAATGCAGAGACGGCGACAGCGGTTGCATGCACGCACCAGCCATTATCCACCGATATCCTATCCTCACACTAGCACCGTCAACTACTAGTACTAGTTCTTTAGGCAGAAAATCAAAGTGGTACCATGTAAAGCTGTAGCCCTCCTTCAAGGACCGCCGTTTCTCCACAGCATGCAGCGCACACTGCGAAAATAATCAGATGAAACGCGGATGTTTTGCTCATGACAAAAACAGTATTCGATTTGACAATGCATATGCTGATGCTGAATCCAACTCATGCCAACTAACATAGTGGATCCAGGAAAGTCAAGAGTACAAATATTAAGGTCCTAGGTGGTTGGCTAAACAattaactactccctctgttcctaaatataagcctttttagGGATTGCACTAtggactacgtacgaagcaaaataaatgaatccacactttaaagtatgtctatatacatccgtatgtagttcgtagtgaaatctctaaaaagacttatatttaggaacagagggagtagtagagAAGGCGGCTAGGCTACTACACAGACGCAATTGACACTCAGTTCTTACACAGGCTCCCCACCCACCTTGATCTGGTGCAATGCGACAACAATCTTGTTCACTCCTCAGGTCATTTTCTGGAAAGAGAAATATGAACATTTCATGACATTCTCAAATAACTGCTCCAAGAATATCCCGTGTTCTTAAAAGATTGACACCGCTGCAAGCACATGCCAACGGTCTGACATTACCAAAGAGTACACATGTCCATTTACTCCATCAATTATAGTTGCCAAACAATGTATAATTTCCAGTGGCACCAGACAAGTGATGATGAAAGATCAATGTTCTTTTTTCCATCAGGAATTGTTGGTAATTATTTAGCATTTTTCCCTTCGGTACAACCAGACTAGCACAAATTAGTTTCCACACATAAAACATGATAACCATGGAACACAATGTACATAGCACATATGGATGTCAACACCCCTATTTTTGAGCTTTCTAGACACACGATGACATGAGTTTCTAAAGTTTCTGACTGGATAAGCTAAGAGAACAATAGGGAGAAATTAAGTACAGGTATCAAAGCCCTTGAGTTGTGATAACACGTAAACTTCAATAATTCATCGGCATGAAACAGTGACTCGCAAAGTGTGTGAAACGGGATAATGCCAATTTAGTGGACAACCTCACGAACCTTATTAACTTACCTACTTAACTATTAGCCATGAAACTTCACAAGTAACCTCATGACTTGCTCAATTTATTTCATACAACGATGCAATTAGGTGCTTCAGTTAGTTGTATGATCAGATTACAACAATGGGCATCAAACAACAAGAACCAGACATGGCTCCGTACCTTTCCTAGGCTCATGATGATAAAATGACTACCACAAGAAACATATATCCCCATTGAATTGATGATGCTGAACCCAAACTCGTTCTTACTAAGCATAGATATCATACACTCAAAGAAgtcaaaagtaaaaaacattatAATACTGGGCACTTGATTGATTGATTAACTAATATAGAAGCTGTGATTTAGTTATTGCTAATTAGCATGGTCGTAGAAGTAACTTGAATGAAGAAAAGTAGGAATTCAATAAAGTAACAGTACCATGGCCAAGGGAAAGCTCAACCACTGCTCCTTTCCTCTAGCTTATGTTGCTTATCTTAGTACTGGCTAGTGGCTACATAGTCATAGATGCAACTACACTGAATTCGTATACAAGCACCCACATTAATCTGGTGCAGTGTGACAAGATTCCTGTCATTCTTCAAGCCATTTCCTGGAGAAAAAATATTTTACGACATTGTCAAATTTCTGCTCCAAGAATCTATTGCATGTTCTAGGAACACACAGTACCAAAGATACATAGAGTTACACCATCAATTATTACAAATATTGTTGCACCtaagcaactactccctccgtcccacaatataagaTATTTTTGCTAGCTATGTTAGCTTgaaaaaacgtcttatattatgggatggagggagtacttactAATACTATTGCACTTAAGTATGGGCCAGTGCATACCTTGGAATACTGGTGACTTGGTCAAGCTCTGCCTTCAACAATGGTATAAGAGACATGCAGACGGAGGACCTAACTGTTTTTATGCTTCCATGTAGTTATAGCATAAATTATCCTTCCTTTCCACCCTTGGAGGAGCCATCCACTGTCTTCATCTATCACAAAATCTTTGTGATATATATCTTTCACCTTGTCTTTGGCTTTTATCACAATGTCCTGGTTTAATGGGGACTGAACAAATCCAGCCCTCAGGTTCCTCACTTGCCACTGTTTATATGTTTCTGGTCTCTCGACTCTGTCTGAGCCCTCACATGCAATCACATTGAGTGCCTCTCGGCCAAAGAGATCCCTCTCTATGAGCCTTCGCTGGTCATCATCTCGTGGCACAGTTGCCTCAAGCATGTCAAACAATGCAGAGAAATGGAACAATGCCTCACGGAAACGTGTGATGAAGAAAGGAACACTGTATGACCCATTCACAATTCCATGGATGAAAATTGCTGGATTCACTTGCCTTATAGTGTTGAGCACCCTATTCCTAGGGCTGTCTACAGCAACTGTTTCGTCAATAAGATTTCTGAAACGGTACAGGCAATTAACAATCACCACTTCGTCTTTGCCAACCTTGAGATCCTCAGCACGGATGGTTTCCCACTTTGATGCTATGCCTTGGTACTCAAAAGGCACcccaaacttcttggcatactccGCAAGCCTCTGTCCTGTCTCTTCGATGCGCTCGGTAGGGCGGAAACCTGGCTCAGGTACATCAATTCCCGTGATGCGAAGTATTGGTGGACCACCTTCCCTCTTGGAGAGACGCCTAATGAGGCATGGCCATTGGAGGCCAAAATAAATGCCGAAGTCGATGATGTGCACCTTCGATGCATTTTTTGTCATGCTCAAGATTGTTTGATTGGAGAGGAAATGTGAGAGCCTCTTGAATGGGCATGCTGCAAAGTAAAGATGGTACGCCTTAAGCATGTCGGACGCGGTTGTCCGCTTTGCTACAAGCCTATGGTACTGCTGGCTCCCTGTGCCAGCCAAGCGAGCCTCGAGACCCTGTGCAAAGCAAAATGCCAGCCTCTGGCTGCCATCCCCATTTACCTTAGAATGCTGTTTTATTTGCTTCAGCAACTCATTAGCAGTTCGGCGGTCATCAGCCGCCACTGCCTGTGCACAGTGGATGAGGATGGTCCTAAGGTCCACCACATCATTTTTTGTCGGCTTCCTGCCCCGTGTCTTCACCCCAGTTGTTCCTTTGGTTTGAATGACCTGAGAATTCTTGGAAGCTTCGCTGCGCATCTTTTCTCGCAGCACTGTAGCCTTCTTTTCAGTTTGACGAAACAAATCGTCAAACATCTCAACCCAATCATCAGGCTCATCGGAACAGAA
This region includes:
- the LOC123400070 gene encoding scarecrow-like protein 9; protein product: MTSTPQPPRDLAHAAPPAQDLTGLGLGLAAARSLRHRPPRQGSKPSGSVEHQTISGSLIHSMIQFCGAPEYFMFNDPQPVISPHVAAEPGPNAPVATLSRATNTETDNPEDWEFISDESLNYISRMLMEEDIDEKVSVYQEESATLRATAKPFYDILGHKFPPSPDRTLMRWSLDSPSESSSSGQAQSSSSVATSCSVGGSVHSYQCHDVGHSEQLQAHRGLCGRSSQPLVVPSSAVSDAADSLEDPLITNGRIPEYLFESLPTWDFRRGVEEAQKFLPGGHKLVIDLEAAGVSKPQEAVKDIPFNVSKTEVLKAKKNRQSEDLDLIEGRNIKQSAFCSDEPDDWVEMFDDLFRQTEKKATVLREKMRSEASKNSQVIQTKGTTGVKTRGRKPTKNDVVDLRTILIHCAQAVAADDRRTANELLKQIKQHSKVNGDGSQRLAFCFAQGLEARLAGTGSQQYHRLVAKRTTASDMLKAYHLYFAACPFKRLSHFLSNQTILSMTKNASKVHIIDFGIYFGLQWPCLIRRLSKREGGPPILRITGIDVPEPGFRPTERIEETGQRLAEYAKKFGVPFEYQGIASKWETIRAEDLKVGKDEVVIVNCLYRFRNLIDETVAVDSPRNRVLNTIRQVNPAIFIHGIVNGSYSVPFFITRFREALFHFSALFDMLEATVPRDDDQRRLIERDLFGREALNVIACEGSDRVERPETYKQWQVRNLRAGFVQSPLNQDIVIKAKDKVKDIYHKDFVIDEDSGWLLQGWKGRIIYAITTWKHKNS